A single region of the Syntrophotaleaceae bacterium genome encodes:
- a CDS encoding SH3 domain-containing protein: MNNDRLLALLGKYGQFDCCGGRFASKANKLLSGCLLLLVAGCGPPATAPLGEIADLLVYSQNALHYIDAAAADQPLLEQARQQAAAEKFLINYFRPWDRSLKANPADQVFAPLQDLHERTLYQGNLLPYGEEKKRSLVELCDRTRYPSMDLRAVTLRDTDLRALPTQEPGFADPRQAGEGYPFDYFQYSAIPANTPVRIHHRSADRAWYLIETPHVTGWLPALDVAPVDDKFVERFRTGRYVTVLRDNVALLDTGGNFRRNASIGALLPLSPSVSSGNRRVLIGVADSGGRGIVVEAELPGESAALWPLPATQENMAGLMNQMMGKPYGWGGIAGNRDCSSTLQDLFAAFGIDLPRNSAWQMRKGATVSLEGMSPERKEELLLARGKPFLTLVGLPGHVMLYIGRQDDRAIVFHTKWGIRTVSANGKGRHLIGKTVITSLQPGRELPDIDRPEGDLLERVDAIAFPARDKNPEKIAESILP; encoded by the coding sequence ATGAATAATGACCGCTTGCTTGCGCTTTTGGGGAAATATGGCCAATTTGACTGTTGCGGGGGCCGTTTTGCGTCCAAGGCGAACAAACTCCTGTCAGGCTGCCTGCTGCTCTTAGTGGCGGGCTGCGGGCCACCTGCCACGGCTCCCCTTGGAGAAATTGCCGACCTGCTGGTGTATTCCCAGAATGCCCTACACTACATCGATGCGGCGGCTGCCGATCAACCCTTGCTGGAGCAGGCGCGCCAGCAGGCAGCGGCCGAAAAATTCCTGATCAATTATTTCAGGCCCTGGGACCGGTCACTGAAAGCAAATCCGGCCGATCAGGTTTTTGCTCCCCTGCAGGATCTCCATGAGCGCACCCTTTACCAGGGCAATCTCCTCCCTTACGGCGAAGAGAAGAAACGGAGTCTGGTCGAGCTTTGCGATCGAACCCGGTATCCGAGCATGGACCTGCGGGCCGTCACCCTGCGGGATACGGACCTGCGGGCCCTGCCTACGCAAGAGCCCGGTTTCGCCGACCCCCGACAGGCGGGGGAAGGTTACCCCTTCGATTACTTTCAGTATTCGGCCATCCCCGCCAACACCCCCGTGCGGATCCATCACCGTTCTGCGGATCGTGCCTGGTATCTGATCGAGACCCCCCATGTCACCGGCTGGCTGCCGGCCCTCGATGTCGCCCCCGTCGATGACAAGTTCGTGGAGAGGTTTCGGACCGGCCGCTATGTGACCGTTCTCCGGGATAACGTGGCTCTGCTCGACACCGGCGGTAATTTTCGCCGGAACGCCTCTATCGGAGCCCTGCTCCCCCTGTCCCCGTCCGTTTCGAGCGGGAACCGGCGGGTGCTGATCGGGGTTGCCGACAGTGGCGGAAGGGGGATTGTGGTGGAAGCCGAACTCCCCGGAGAATCGGCCGCACTCTGGCCTCTGCCCGCCACTCAGGAGAACATGGCCGGCCTGATGAATCAGATGATGGGCAAGCCCTACGGCTGGGGGGGCATCGCCGGCAACCGGGACTGTTCCTCGACTCTGCAGGATCTGTTTGCGGCTTTCGGGATCGACCTGCCCCGGAATTCCGCCTGGCAGATGCGGAAAGGCGCCACCGTTTCCCTCGAGGGAATGTCCCCGGAGAGAAAGGAGGAATTGCTGCTGGCCCGGGGAAAACCGTTCCTGACCCTGGTTGGATTGCCGGGGCATGTTATGCTGTATATCGGTCGGCAGGACGATCGGGCAATTGTTTTTCACACCAAATGGGGCATCAGAACCGTTTCCGCCAACGGAAAAGGGCGCCATCTGATCGGCAAAACGGTCATCACTTCGCTCCAGCCGGGCCGTGAATTGCCTGATATCGACCGACCGGAGGGAGATCTGCTGGAGAGGGTCGATGCCATTGCTTTCCCTGCCCGGGACAAAAACCCGGAAAAAATCGCCGAGTCCATCCTCCCTTGA
- a CDS encoding glutathione S-transferase family protein, producing the protein METIELFSARVCPYAHRSRLALMEKGLPFELVEIDLRNKPAWYREINPFESVPALRQGSFLLRESLVINEYVEELTPEPPLLPAVPRQRAEARLWISFADSRMVPLFYRLLKARGEEEKATAGRDLLSVLSCLDEELHRRQGGGPYWGGRSVCLTDLALYPWFERWPVLEHYRGWAIPRDMTALLSWVEAMKGRDAVVRGGQSAEFYIGEYARYAEG; encoded by the coding sequence ATGGAAACCATCGAACTGTTCAGCGCCCGGGTCTGCCCCTATGCCCACCGCAGCCGTCTGGCCCTGATGGAAAAGGGTCTGCCCTTCGAGCTGGTGGAAATCGATCTGCGCAACAAGCCAGCCTGGTACAGGGAGATCAACCCCTTTGAATCCGTTCCGGCTCTTCGCCAGGGCAGCTTCCTCCTGCGGGAATCCCTGGTCATCAATGAATATGTCGAAGAGCTGACTCCCGAACCTCCCCTGTTGCCGGCGGTCCCCCGGCAGAGGGCCGAGGCCAGATTGTGGATCAGTTTTGCCGACTCCCGCATGGTTCCTCTGTTCTATCGGCTGCTCAAGGCGCGGGGCGAGGAGGAAAAAGCCACCGCCGGCCGGGATCTGTTGTCGGTTCTCTCCTGTCTCGACGAAGAGTTGCACCGCCGCCAGGGGGGCGGACCCTACTGGGGCGGCAGGTCGGTCTGTCTGACCGATCTTGCCCTCTACCCCTGGTTCGAACGCTGGCCGGTGCTGGAGCATTATCGGGGATGGGCGATTCCCCGGGATATGACGGCTCTTCTCAGCTGGGTCGAGGCGATGAAAGGCCGGGACGCTGTGGTGCGCGGCGGGCAGAGCGCCGAATTCTACATCGGCGAGTATGCGCGCTATGCGGAGGGTTGA
- the mnhG gene encoding monovalent cation/H(+) antiporter subunit G, translating to MKEVLICVLLVSGSLFTLIAAIGILRMPDLFMRLACTSKSANLGLVLLLIGFAWYFARLDIATRALATAVFLLLTTPIAAHRIARIAYLDGIRLWQGTFLDELRGRYGEEGNLASVGAEEEEKG from the coding sequence ATGAAAGAGGTTTTGATTTGCGTGCTGCTCGTCAGCGGGTCCCTCTTCACTTTGATCGCGGCCATCGGCATACTGCGCATGCCGGACCTGTTCATGCGCCTGGCCTGCACCTCCAAGTCGGCCAACCTCGGGCTGGTCCTGCTGCTGATCGGCTTTGCCTGGTACTTCGCCCGGCTCGACATCGCCACCCGTGCCCTGGCAACGGCCGTTTTCCTCTTGCTGACCACCCCTATCGCCGCCCATCGCATCGCGCGTATCGCCTATCTCGATGGCATTCGACTCTGGCAGGGGACTTTCCTGGACGAACTGCGTGGCCGGTATGGCGAAGAGGGCAACCTGGCTTCCGTCGGTGCAGAGGAAGAAGAGAAGGGTTGA
- a CDS encoding monovalent cation/H+ antiporter complex subunit F — translation MISLVITWIVSPLLYGAMALAFIRLFLGPDLSNRIVAFDLIAISIAGIILVSGIEEKHAVAVDVTAIWAGIAFLSVIGFAYYIEKRGGV, via the coding sequence GTGATCAGCCTGGTCATTACCTGGATCGTCTCTCCCCTGCTCTATGGGGCCATGGCCCTGGCCTTCATCCGCCTGTTTCTCGGACCGGATCTGAGTAACCGGATTGTGGCTTTCGACCTGATCGCCATCTCGATAGCGGGAATCATTCTGGTGTCGGGAATAGAGGAAAAACATGCGGTGGCGGTGGATGTGACGGCCATCTGGGCAGGTATCGCCTTTTTGAGCGTTATCGGCTTCGCCTACTATATCGAGAAACGGGGGGGCGTATGA
- a CDS encoding Na+/H+ antiporter subunit E: MKRFWGIVFLPLIWMALTGNFSLGNFFLGFALGSLALWISHPTGEGVPLIFYLHKIFLGSRFIAFFLWEILLSALRIAFDVVTPVHHMRPAVLAIPLELESDLGITFLANVITLTPGTLSLDVSDDRKTLYIHAMYVDDPEKFKRDLKNKFEKPIKELLQ; the protein is encoded by the coding sequence ATGAAGCGTTTCTGGGGGATCGTTTTTCTGCCGCTGATCTGGATGGCCCTGACCGGCAACTTTTCGCTGGGCAATTTCTTCCTTGGGTTCGCTCTCGGATCTCTGGCCCTGTGGATCTCGCATCCCACCGGTGAAGGCGTGCCGCTGATCTTCTATCTGCACAAGATTTTTCTCGGATCCAGATTCATCGCCTTTTTCCTGTGGGAGATACTGCTGTCCGCCCTGCGCATCGCCTTCGACGTCGTCACCCCCGTGCATCACATGCGACCGGCGGTTCTCGCCATCCCCCTGGAACTGGAGTCCGACCTGGGGATCACCTTCCTGGCCAACGTCATCACCCTGACTCCGGGAACCCTCAGTCTGGACGTTTCCGACGACCGAAAAACCCTTTACATCCATGCCATGTATGTGGACGACCCGGAAAAGTTCAAAAGAGACCTCAAAAACAAGTTCGAAAAACCGATCAAGGAGCTGCTGCAGTGA
- a CDS encoding Na+/H+ antiporter subunit D, whose protein sequence is MMHLITLPLLIPFCTSVLCLICLKSVRLQQLLSILGSAAQLYAALTLLGAVRSQGYLVLQAGNWPAPFGISLVADMLSALMIAIAAIINAGATCYALVDIDRDRQRHGFHIFQHMLLMGVAGCFLAGDLFNLYVWYEVMLMASFILLCLGGEKGQLQGGIKYVVLNLVASAFFLTALGILYGMIGTLNMADIALRLQNLGNPGISSILAMLFLVAFGIKAALFPFFAWLPDSYNAPPVAVTALFSGLQTKVGVYSLIRVFTLLFVQDISFTHELILLLAGLTMVTGVFGAVSKNNIRHILSFHIISQIGYMIMGLALFAPLALAGGIFFTIHNILAKTNLFLVGGVARRLRGTEELAGLGGLARTAPWLGILFLISALSLAGLPPLSGFWAKLFLIWSSFQEGRFLIGATALFVGILTLLSMSKIWTKAFWGKVPIDHSEGRPPQKKLDFPEAALLYIPIITLALLTLGIGFWPKPLFELAGQAASQLLDPGQYIQAVLGARP, encoded by the coding sequence ATGATGCATCTGATCACCCTGCCTCTGCTGATCCCTTTCTGCACATCGGTTCTATGCCTGATCTGCCTGAAATCGGTCCGGCTGCAGCAATTGTTATCGATCCTGGGATCGGCGGCCCAGCTTTATGCAGCCCTGACCCTGCTGGGAGCGGTCCGCAGCCAAGGCTACCTGGTACTGCAGGCCGGAAACTGGCCGGCTCCCTTCGGGATCAGCCTTGTGGCGGACATGCTGAGCGCCCTGATGATCGCCATCGCCGCGATTATCAATGCCGGCGCAACCTGTTACGCTCTGGTCGACATCGATCGGGATCGTCAGCGCCACGGCTTCCACATCTTTCAGCATATGCTGCTGATGGGGGTTGCCGGCTGCTTTCTGGCCGGCGACCTGTTCAACCTTTATGTCTGGTACGAGGTCATGCTCATGGCCTCCTTCATTCTGTTATGTCTGGGTGGCGAAAAGGGGCAGCTCCAGGGAGGCATCAAATATGTCGTGCTCAACCTGGTGGCCTCGGCCTTTTTCCTCACCGCCCTGGGAATCCTTTACGGCATGATCGGCACCCTTAACATGGCCGATATTGCCCTGCGGCTGCAGAATCTCGGCAATCCCGGCATCTCGTCCATACTCGCCATGCTTTTTCTGGTAGCCTTCGGCATCAAGGCGGCCCTGTTCCCCTTCTTTGCCTGGCTGCCGGATTCCTACAACGCCCCGCCGGTCGCCGTCACCGCCCTGTTTTCAGGACTGCAGACCAAGGTAGGGGTCTATTCACTGATCCGGGTCTTTACCCTGCTGTTTGTCCAGGACATCTCCTTCACCCATGAACTGATCCTGCTGCTGGCCGGGCTGACCATGGTCACAGGGGTCTTCGGTGCCGTTTCCAAAAACAACATCCGGCATATCCTTTCCTTTCACATCATCAGCCAGATCGGCTATATGATCATGGGTCTGGCCCTCTTCGCCCCCCTGGCCCTGGCGGGAGGGATATTTTTCACGATCCACAATATTCTCGCCAAAACCAACCTGTTCCTGGTCGGGGGCGTTGCCCGGCGCCTGCGAGGCACCGAGGAGCTGGCCGGGCTGGGCGGGCTGGCTCGCACGGCTCCCTGGCTGGGCATCCTGTTCCTGATATCGGCCCTGTCCCTGGCGGGCCTGCCGCCCCTTAGCGGATTCTGGGCCAAACTGTTTCTGATCTGGTCCAGTTTTCAGGAAGGGCGCTTTCTCATCGGCGCCACCGCCCTTTTTGTCGGCATCCTGACGCTTTTGTCCATGAGTAAAATCTGGACGAAGGCGTTTTGGGGCAAGGTACCGATAGACCATTCCGAAGGCCGGCCACCCCAGAAAAAACTGGATTTCCCCGAAGCGGCCCTGCTCTATATCCCGATCATCACCCTGGCCCTGCTGACCCTTGGGATCGGCTTCTGGCCTAAACCTCTGTTCGAACTGGCCGGTCAGGCAGCCTCCCAGCTGCTCGATCCCGGACAGTACATTCAAGCCGTACTGGGAGCAAGGCCATGA
- a CDS encoding Na+/H+ antiporter subunit C, with the protein MEILLALVVGGLYATGVFMMLRPTPVRVIIGLSILANAVNLLILTAAGLTRGQPPLIEKGLTRPLETVADPLPQALVLTAIVIAFGVLAFTLVLFRQAAGTAGVDNLDEMRTTDQ; encoded by the coding sequence ATGGAAATCCTGCTGGCCCTGGTTGTGGGCGGACTGTATGCAACCGGCGTTTTCATGATGTTGCGGCCGACTCCCGTCCGGGTGATCATCGGCCTGAGCATTCTGGCAAACGCGGTCAACCTGCTGATCTTGACCGCTGCCGGATTGACCCGCGGACAGCCGCCTCTCATCGAAAAAGGCCTGACCCGACCCCTTGAAACTGTCGCCGACCCGTTGCCCCAGGCCCTGGTGTTGACCGCGATTGTCATCGCCTTCGGCGTATTGGCCTTCACCCTGGTCCTTTTCCGGCAAGCCGCCGGAACGGCAGGGGTGGATAATCTCGACGAGATGAGGACAACGGATCAATGA
- a CDS encoding Na+/H+ antiporter subunit B: MKSLILATATRFLMPMILLFAVFLLLRGHNLPGGGFIGGLIASAAFGLYLLAFGVEETRRLARIDPRSLVGLGLLVVIGSGLAGYFDGDPFLTARWVEIFEPAPFKLGTPLLFDIGIFLVVLGAVLAMMIALGEE, encoded by the coding sequence ATGAAATCGCTAATTTTGGCCACCGCCACCCGTTTTCTGATGCCGATGATCCTGCTGTTTGCGGTTTTTCTGCTGCTGCGGGGTCACAACCTTCCGGGAGGCGGCTTTATCGGAGGCCTGATCGCCTCCGCGGCCTTCGGCCTGTATCTGCTGGCCTTCGGGGTTGAGGAAACACGCCGTCTGGCCCGAATCGACCCCCGCAGCCTGGTCGGTCTCGGTCTGCTTGTGGTCATTGGCAGCGGACTGGCCGGATATTTCGACGGAGATCCTTTTCTGACCGCCCGATGGGTGGAAATATTCGAACCCGCCCCTTTCAAACTCGGCACCCCGCTGCTGTTCGATATCGGGATCTTTCTTGTGGTTCTGGGGGCCGTACTGGCCATGATGATTGCCCTTGGAGAGGAATGA
- the mbhE gene encoding hydrogen gas-evolving membrane-bound hydrogenase subunit E codes for MGFAVGSVFLLALLAPGLIRIFRSRSGWWMAAPPLALTIYFLARIEAVSRGGTFTEAWPWLPELGIGLTFQLDGLSLVFVLLITGVGALIMLYSGSYLAGHKELGRFFLLLYLFMGSMLGLVLAANLITLFVFWELTSLTSFLLIGFDHQREKVPASALQALLVTSLGGLALLASLLLMGEIAGTLEFGLMAEKADLIREHAWYLPIVLLAAAGAFTKSAQFPFHFWLPNAMQAPTPVSAYLHSATMVKAGIYLLFRLSPILGETALWHGLLETVGGFTMLGGIWLALRQTDLKRLLAYATVSSLGTLVFLIGLDIPRSLEAAIVYLVAHALYKAPLFLAVGAIDHATGSRDLRGLGGLFRQMPLVGIAVMMAVLSMAGVIPFIGFLGKELFYEVVLSAPRAAAPSILAALLTSLLMVAVSSLTGLRPFFGTSRFDRLPHGPVPPGQWLPPLILATIGLGAGLFAGTTDRLLVTPSLRSLLPGYEAPKLALWHGFTPVLGFSVLTLVGGYLIYRQKDFLVNKTERWAGLARYGAEVAYERLLAKTFAFSGWQTALLQNGRLRYYLLMIFITATVFTGAALIGRGDFSIAFRVTPLQYGDLIVSAIILAAAWVTAHSGERLVAILAMGVVGYGVALLYAMFGAPDVAMTQFSIETMTVLLFVLIFHRLPLFSRLVHRRTLRLDAAVSIAAGLLMTILTLVALGGPRGERISGFFLDRSVPEGFGRNVVNTILVDFRALDTLGEITVLGMAGVGIWALLKFSPQKRKNR; via the coding sequence ATGGGATTCGCCGTCGGTTCGGTTTTTCTGCTGGCCCTGTTGGCGCCCGGCCTGATCCGTATTTTCAGATCCAGGTCAGGGTGGTGGATGGCCGCCCCTCCGCTTGCTCTGACGATCTATTTTCTGGCCCGGATTGAGGCTGTCTCCCGGGGAGGAACCTTCACCGAGGCTTGGCCGTGGCTTCCGGAACTCGGCATAGGCCTCACTTTCCAACTCGACGGCCTGAGCCTGGTGTTTGTGCTTCTGATCACCGGCGTCGGCGCCCTGATCATGCTGTACAGCGGCAGTTATCTGGCAGGCCACAAGGAACTGGGCCGTTTTTTTCTTCTCCTGTACCTGTTCATGGGCTCCATGCTCGGGCTGGTCCTGGCCGCCAATCTGATCACTCTTTTCGTCTTCTGGGAACTGACCTCACTGACTTCCTTTCTGCTGATCGGCTTCGACCACCAGCGCGAGAAGGTCCCCGCCTCGGCTCTTCAGGCCCTGCTGGTCACCAGCCTGGGCGGGCTGGCCCTGCTGGCCTCCCTCCTTTTGATGGGAGAGATCGCCGGCACCCTGGAGTTTGGCCTGATGGCGGAAAAGGCCGACCTGATCCGGGAACATGCATGGTACCTTCCGATCGTGCTGCTGGCGGCCGCGGGCGCCTTCACCAAATCGGCCCAGTTCCCCTTTCATTTCTGGCTGCCCAATGCCATGCAGGCACCCACCCCGGTGAGCGCCTATCTGCATTCCGCCACCATGGTCAAGGCCGGCATCTATCTGCTTTTCCGCCTGAGTCCCATTCTGGGCGAAACAGCTCTGTGGCACGGCCTGCTGGAAACCGTCGGCGGATTCACCATGCTGGGAGGCATCTGGCTGGCCCTGCGGCAGACCGATCTGAAGCGCCTGCTCGCCTATGCCACCGTCAGTTCCCTGGGTACCCTGGTGTTTCTGATCGGCCTCGACATCCCCCGCTCCCTCGAGGCTGCCATTGTCTATCTGGTGGCCCATGCCCTCTACAAAGCGCCCCTTTTCCTGGCGGTCGGGGCCATCGACCATGCAACGGGCAGCCGAGATCTCAGGGGACTGGGCGGACTTTTCCGCCAGATGCCCCTGGTCGGCATCGCCGTCATGATGGCCGTCCTCTCCATGGCGGGAGTAATCCCTTTTATCGGCTTTCTCGGCAAGGAACTGTTCTACGAGGTTGTGCTCTCCGCCCCCCGGGCGGCGGCCCCGAGCATTCTCGCCGCCCTGTTGACCAGTCTGCTGATGGTGGCCGTATCGTCACTGACAGGCCTTCGCCCCTTTTTCGGGACATCCCGGTTCGACCGGCTTCCTCACGGACCCGTTCCTCCCGGGCAGTGGCTGCCCCCCCTGATTCTGGCGACTATCGGATTGGGTGCGGGCCTTTTCGCCGGTACCACCGACCGTCTGCTGGTGACGCCGTCACTGCGCTCTCTTCTGCCGGGATACGAGGCCCCGAAACTCGCTCTATGGCACGGTTTTACCCCGGTTCTCGGCTTCAGCGTCCTGACTCTGGTCGGCGGCTATCTGATCTACAGGCAAAAGGATTTTCTTGTGAATAAAACGGAAAGGTGGGCCGGCCTGGCCCGCTATGGAGCCGAAGTCGCTTACGAGCGGTTGCTGGCCAAAACTTTCGCCTTTTCCGGCTGGCAGACAGCTCTTCTGCAAAACGGACGGCTCCGCTACTACCTGCTGATGATTTTCATCACGGCAACGGTTTTCACCGGGGCTGCTCTGATCGGGCGAGGCGATTTCTCCATCGCATTCCGTGTCACACCCCTGCAATACGGAGATCTGATCGTTTCGGCAATCATTCTGGCTGCCGCCTGGGTCACCGCCCATTCCGGGGAACGTCTGGTGGCCATACTGGCCATGGGGGTGGTGGGATACGGCGTGGCCCTTCTCTACGCCATGTTCGGCGCGCCCGATGTGGCCATGACCCAGTTCAGCATAGAAACCATGACGGTCCTGCTGTTCGTCCTGATCTTCCACCGCCTGCCCCTCTTCAGCCGCCTGGTCCATCGGCGGACCTTGCGGCTGGATGCGGCCGTCTCCATAGCTGCCGGCTTGCTGATGACGATTCTCACCCTGGTGGCTCTGGGAGGACCACGGGGCGAACGCATCAGCGGGTTTTTCCTGGACAGAAGCGTTCCCGAAGGCTTTGGAAGAAACGTGGTCAATACCATTCTGGTCGACTTCCGCGCCCTGGACACCCTGGGCGAAATCACCGTGCTGGGAATGGCCGGGGTGGGGATCTGGGCTCTTTTAAAGTTCTCCCCCCAGAAACGGAAAAACCGATGA
- a CDS encoding hydrogen-dependent growth transcriptional repressor has product MGKTVDKPKKYIVSCRISRQEMEQLQRVARQSGTNISSLLRETLNCLAEPGVTGE; this is encoded by the coding sequence ATGGGCAAGACCGTGGATAAGCCTAAGAAATACATTGTTTCCTGCCGTATCAGTCGTCAGGAGATGGAGCAGTTGCAAAGGGTGGCCCGCCAGTCGGGAACCAATATTTCCAGCCTGCTGCGGGAGACCCTGAACTGCCTCGCGGAGCCGGGAGTGACCGGGGAATGA